The genomic DNA GTGCTGATCTGAACGCGAAGTGGTGGTCTGCTGATCGGCATATCGTGTGCTATTATCTTGATAAGAACGAGGATGAGTTCTACCTGGTAACAGGGGAGCCAGCAGAATGGACTTCTCGTGCTGGACAGTTGCCGAGCTCACGTGAAGCGTTGCGTGAAGCATTCAAGGGCTTCCATCCAATGGTTCAGGGCTATATCGACGCGACTGATGTTGTTACGAAATGGCCGCTTAAAACGCGTGCACCATTGCCTGTTTGGTATCAGGGCCGTTCTGTATTGCTAGGAGATGCCTGCCACCCAATGAAGCCGCATATGGCGCAAGGGGCGGCTATAGCAGTGGAAGATGCAGCTGTTTTGGCCCGGTGTCTTACTGAATTAGGTACAAAGGATCTGGAACGTACATTCCGTTCTTATCATGAAGCACGAAAAGAGCGTGCGACCAAGGTTCAGAGCATTTCCAATGCCAATACATGGTTACGGCAGCCTGAAGATCCTTACTGGTGTTACGGTGACAATATCTACGATCTGACAATCGAATAACCGTAGAAAAGAGGAGGGGCGTTATGGCAGCCAGCGTCTTTCTAACAGTTAATGGCCGCCGTCATGCCATTACGGCAGCCGAGAATACGCCACTTCTTACAATTTTGCGCAATGATTTGGGGCTGAATGGCCCCAAATATGGCTGCGGTTTAGGGGCTTGTGGTGCCTGCACGGTGCTAATGGACGGGAAAGCTGCACGTAGTTGTGTGATCTCGTTAAACGCTGCAGCAAAGTGTAAAAACATTGTGACACTGGAAGGCCTTTCTCCAGATGGAAGTGATCCTGTGCAAAAGGCTGTGGTTGCAGCGCAGGCAGCGCAGTGTGGCTACTGTCTGAACGGTATGGTCATGACGCTGCGGGCGTTTTTAGACGCGACCCCCGATCCCGATGAAGACGCACTAAAGGCGGCCCTGCGCTATAATCTTTGTCGTTGCGGCACTCATGTAGAAATTATGCGCGCTGCACGAATTGCAGCCGGATTGGAAAAGGAGGATAGCGGAAAATGACCGGTGTGCTCCAGATATTCCGGAAATCACTTCCTCCCAAAGGGCTCTCTGCACGAGGAGAATTTATCCCACGGGATGAGGTTCTGGTTCAGGTTGATGAAAACGGTCAGATTTTAGGGTTTTGTGGGCATGTAGACCTTGGAACAGGTATTGCGACTTCCCTGGCTCAGATTGTAGCAGAAGAACTGGATGCAGATCCTACACATGTCCGGATGGTGCTGGGGCATACAGATCGCACCCCTGATCAAGGGGCGACAATTGCAAGTGAGACCATTCAGGTTTCATCTCGTCCGTTACGTCGGGCAGCGGCGCAGGCACGCAAGTTGCTGCTACAACGTGCTGCACAACTTACAAAATCCCCTGTTGAATCCTTATCTTTCCGCAATGGGAAGCTAACAGGATCTCCGCCCGGAATAACAGACTGGGGGATGGGAGATGTTGTGCGTGGTGTTCAAATCCGTGAGGAATTGGATGAAACTACGCCGGTGAAGCCTCCATTTGAATATCGGCTGGTAGGCCGCAGCCATCCGCGGGTCGATATTCCAGATAAAGTAACGGGCCGCATGGTTTACGTACATGATGTGCGCGTAGAGGGCATGCTGCATGGTCGTGTTATTCGGCCTCCCTATGCGGGTTATGATCATGGTCCGTTTGTAGGGCGTTCGTTATTAAAGGTGGATCGTGCATCTGTGACCCATATTGAGGGCCTTGTAGACGTAGTGGTGATTGGTGATTTTGTCGGGGTGGTTGCTGAGCGTGAGGAACAGGCAATTGCGGCGGCAGAAGCGTTACAAGTTACGTGGGCACCAGTTGCTGTACCAGATCTTTCAGATCCGATAGAAGCGATAAG from Acetobacter ascendens includes the following:
- a CDS encoding (2Fe-2S)-binding protein produces the protein MAASVFLTVNGRRHAITAAENTPLLTILRNDLGLNGPKYGCGLGACGACTVLMDGKAARSCVISLNAAAKCKNIVTLEGLSPDGSDPVQKAVVAAQAAQCGYCLNGMVMTLRAFLDATPDPDEDALKAALRYNLCRCGTHVEIMRAARIAAGLEKEDSGK